A region from the Bactrocera dorsalis isolate Fly_Bdor chromosome 1, ASM2337382v1, whole genome shotgun sequence genome encodes:
- the LOC125777481 gene encoding uncharacterized protein LOC125777481 translates to MAPKKIESAEAKKKLDSFIQQVTVLDEAAVEVRIEQVERVEKRFDALYAQLEDNDANDILAEFTNHYIEVKTKLTRQRHACQASEAHSSTTRPFAGDQTSIIVSQPKQRLPVLQIPTFNGKYSNWPDFFSMFNTVVHQDVDLTRIEKFQHLRSSLRDAALDTIRSLEISEQNYDKAIDLLRARFDNKRLNFQAHIRDIFQLKRVEGDRVAKLRELSDTVNAHSRALQTMGTKEQIADCLLIQLVSQNLDVKSRAKWEEQTPVSEIPTWNSMARFLEHRCQQLENVENVLGLPEKQVGKKLSNQISRKVLLTAAVAGCILCSSSEHRIARCKQFLSLSPTMRYKEAKRLNLCLNCLRVGHSLKDCKSGHCRHCTSKHHSLLHQDTNSFPTTSQPIASDKPPQLS, encoded by the coding sequence ATGGCACCCAAGAAAATCGAATCAGCTGAAGCCAAGAAGAAGCTGGATTCATTTATCCAACAAGTCACCGTACTCGACGAAGCTGCCGTGGAGGTGCGTATCGAACAAGTGGAAAGGGTGGAAAAAAGGTTTGATGCTCTCTACGCGCAACTAGAGGACAACGACGCTAATGATATTTTAGCGGAATTTACCAACCACTATATCGAGGTAAAAACCAAGCTGACACGTCAGCGGCACGCTTGCCAAGCTTCCGAAGCTCACAGCTCAACGACGCGGCCGTTTGCTGGCGATCAAACTTCAATTATTGTCTCTCAGCCAAAGCAGAGGTTACCGGTGTTGCAAATTCCAACGTTCAACGGTAAATATTCGAATTGGCCGGATTTCTTCTCGATGTTCAACACCGTTGTACATCAGGACGTAGATCTAACAAGAATTGAGAAATTCCAGCACCTTCGGTCAAGTCTACGTGATGCAGCGTTGGACACCATTCGTTCATTAGAGATAAGTGAACAAAATTATGATAAGGCTATTGATTTGCTAAGAGCCAGATTTGATAATAAACGATTGAATTTCCAGGCTCATATCAGAGATATTTTTCAGCTCAAGAGGGTAGAGGGTGATAGGGTTGCCAAACTTCGAGAACTCAGCGACACCGTAAATGCTCATTCGCGAGCATTGCAAACTATGGGGACAAAGGAACAAATTGCTGACTGCTTACTCATTCAACTAGTGTCCCAAAATTTGGACGTCAAATCTCGCGCGAAATGGGAGGAACAAACACCTGTAAGCGAAATACCTACATGGAATTCAATGGCTAGATTTTTGGAACATCGCTGTCAGCAACTGGAAAATGTAGAGAATGTCCTTGGACTTCCGGAAAAACAGGTAGGCAAGAAATTGTCAAATCAGATCAGTCGTAAGGTGCTTTTAACGGCAGCTGTAGCTGGATGCATATTGTGCAGTTCTAGCGAACACAGAATCGCAAGGTGCAAGCAGTTTCTAAGCCTTTCGCCCACCATGCGCTATAAAGAAGCAAAACGGTTAAACCTATGCTTGAATTGCCTTCGAGTCGGGCATTCACTTAAAGACTGCAAGTCAGGACACTGTAGACATTGCACGTCGAAGCATCACAGTCTGCTCCATCAAGACACAAATTCCTTTCCTACAACTTCACAGCCAATTGCTTCTGATAAACCGCCGCAGCTATCATAA